In one window of Hevea brasiliensis isolate MT/VB/25A 57/8 chromosome 10, ASM3005281v1, whole genome shotgun sequence DNA:
- the LOC131169462 gene encoding NADH-ubiquinone oxidoreductase chain 4-like has product MLEHFCECYSDLSGPILCPVLGSITPLFIPNSRIRSIRLIGLCASLITFLYSPVLRIQFDPSTAKSQFVESLRWLPYENINFYLGIDGISLFFVILTTFLIPICISVGWSGMRSYGKEYIIASLIREFLMIAVFRMLDPLLFYVLPESVLILMLCGVEHLLFAGIKLFFCRGLVQ; this is encoded by the coding sequence ATGTTAGAACATTTCTGTGAATGCTATTCTGATCTAAGTGGTCCTATTCTATGTCCCGTGCTAGGAAGCATTACTCCTCTTTTCATTCCAAATTCAAGAATACGATCGATACGATTGATTGGTCTGTGTGCCTCTCTTATTACTTTTTTGTATTCCCCTGTTCTTCGGATACAATTCGATCCTTCTACGGCCAAATCTCAATTTGTGGAAAGCCTTCGATGGCTTCCTTATGAGAACATAAATTTTTATTTGGGTATAGACGGTATCTCTTTATTCTTCGTGATATTGACCACATTTCTGATCCCTATTTGCATTTCAGTGGGTTGGTCTGGTATGAGAAGTTATGGAAAAGAGTATATTATAGCATCTCTAATTCGTGAATTTCTAATGATCGCTGTGTTCCGCATGCTGGATCCTCTACTATTCTATGTTCTTCCCGAAAGCGTGCTAATCCTTATGTTGTGCGGAGTTGAGCATCTTCTATTCGCTGGGATAAAGCTTTTTTTCTGTAGGGGCCTTGTGCAGTAA
- the LOC110650872 gene encoding mitogen-activated protein kinase kinase 9-like, giving the protein MALLRQKLQRNLQLPLPELQICSCPSFPCFPKPLSHVTIHQGLVGDFYDLEKLCVLGHGNQGIVCKVRHRPTSAIYALKMVQEEENIITNSCVSRELEILACTNSPFVVKCHGIFEPRAGEKAILMEYMDAGTLDTLLKANGPFPETLLAHIAHQALNGLSYLHACKIVHLDIKPSNLLVNKDMKVKIGDFGVSRIVHGSTTSYDNLGSQGTYAYMSPERLDSETFGSSSEKDIYAGDVWSLGVTLWELSVGHFPFFTPGKRPSWMEVAMVICFGEFPSLPKQASHEFGSFLNCCLERAPSKRWTVSQLLSHPFICMEREPNRLPSFTH; this is encoded by the coding sequence ATGGCTCTTTTGAGACAAAAACTGCAAAGAAATCTTCAGCTTCCCCTTCCAGAACTCCAGATTTGCTCGTGCCCTTCCTTCCCTTGCTTCCCTAAGCCTTTATCTCATGTTACAATTCATCAAGGGCTAGTAGGTGACTTCTATGACTTGGAAAAACTCTGCGTTCTTGGCCATGGTAACCAGGGCATTGTCTGCAAGGTACGCCACAGGCCAACTTCAGCCATTTATGCACTGAAAATGGTTCAGGAGGAGGAGAATATCATCACTAACTCTTGTGTATCCCGTGAGTTGGAAATCTTAGCTTGTACTAACTCTCCCTTTGTTGTTAAATGCCATGGAATTTTTGAGCCTAGAGCAGGTGAGAAAGCAATTCTCATGGAGTATATGGATGCTGGAACTCTTGATACTCTTCTTAAAGCTAATGGTCCTTTCCCTGAAACCTTACTTGCCCACATTGCCCACCAAGCGCTAAATGGCCTTAGCTACCTTCATGCATGCAAAATTGTCCATTTAGATATCAAGCCTTCAAATCTTCTTGTCAATAAGGACATGAAAGTGAAAATTGGTGACTTTGGAGTTAGCAGAATTGTCCATGGTAGTACGACGAGCTACGACAATTTGGGAAGTCAGGGAACATATGCTTATATGAGTCCTGAAAGATTAGACTCGGAAACATTTGGGTCATCGTCGGAGAAGGATATTTATGCAGGAGATGTGTGGAGCCTTGGAGTTACTTTGTGGGAGCTTTCTGTAGGGCATTTCCCATTTTTCACACCTGGGAAGAGGCCGAGTTGGATGGAGGTTGCGATGGTGATATGTTTTGGAGAATTCCCTAGCTTGCCAAAACAGGCATCCCACGAGTTTGGGAGCTTCCTCAATTGTTGCCTGGAAAGGGCACCGAGTAAAAGGTGGACAGTTTCGCAACTCTTGTCCCACCCTTTTATCTGCATGGAAAGGGAACCTAATAGGCTGCCCTCGTTTACTCATTAA
- the LOC110650898 gene encoding uncharacterized protein At3g49055-like: MASDDGDDHDVVLSDVEGEDPVPIVVRTPSLEDVSVDRYRELLAELDRERAAREAAETSKSELQVSFNRLKVLAHEAIKKRDECGRQRDEAVREKEEALKEKDESVKQRDEIAKQFEEAVKGRDGLQSEFESSRHMLVSGIEKISGKVSNFKNFAASRLPRSQKYIGLPAVAYGVIKRTNEIVEELLRQIDATAKSRNEAREQMEQRNYEIAIEVSQLEATISGLRDEVEKKTSLIENLEKSVVEKEWKVSAIEREMFKKTHLVENEALELRELISEYDDKLINLESRMELQRPLLIDQLNLVAKIHDRLYDVIKIVDTNHLDSELSESLFLPQRTDMEENVRASLAGMESIYELTRIVVEKTRDLLEEKSHEAKSLNETIGRLVKEKNHIGSLLRSTLSKRMKLNQSSKTNELFKAAENGLREAGIDFKFSKILGDHKVPTSQDKDGSLDTEENEIYTLAGALENIVKTSQLEIIELQHSVEELRAEASLLKEHIEAQAKELDHRMCRIEELEEKERVANENVEGLMMDIAAAEEEITRWKVAAEQEAAAGRAVEQEFVTQLSALKQEVEETRIVMLESEKKLKLKEETAAAAMAAREAAEKSLRLADMRASRLRDRVEELSHQLDEFETREDSRGRNGPRYVCWPWQWLGHDFVGLHKPEAQQQSSNEMELSEPLL; this comes from the exons ATGGCCAGTGATGACGGTGACGACCACGACGTCGTTTTGAGCGATGTAGAGGGGGAGGATCCGGTGCCCATCGTTGTTAGAACTCCGAGTTTGGAAGATGTTTCTGTAGATAGATATCGCGAGCTCCTTGCCGAGCTTGATCGCGAGAGAGCTGCTCGCGAGGCAGCCGAGACGTCCAAGTCGGAATTGCAGGTTTCGTTCAATCGGTTGAAGGTGCTCGCGCATGAAGCGATCAAGAAGCGAGACGAGTGTGGGAGGCAGCGGGACGAAGCTGTGCGCGAGAAGGAAGAGGCTTTGAAAGAGAAGGACGAGTCTGTGAAACAGAGAGATGAGATTGCGAAGCAATTTGAGGAGGCGGTGAAAGGTAGGGATGGATTGCAATCGGAGTTTGAAAGTTCGAGGCATATGCTAGTTAGCGGAATTGAGAAGATATCTGGGAAAGTGAGTAACTTCAAGAATTTTGCTGCGTCAAGGTTGCCTAGGTCGCAGAAATACATTGGATTGCCGGCTGTTGCTTATGGGGTTATTAAGAGGACAAATGAGATAGTTGAGGAGCTCCTTAGGCAGATTGATGCCACTGCAAAATCTAGAAATGAAGCAAGAGAACAGATGGAGCAGAGGAATTACGAGATTGCCATTGAAGTTTCTCAGCTTGAAGCTACAATTAGTGGATTAAGGGATGAAGTGGAGAAGAAGACATCATTAATTGAGAATTTAGAGAAGAGTGTTGTGGAAAAGGAATGGAAGGTTTCTGCGATTGAGAGAGAGATGTTTAAGAAGACACATTTGGTAGAGAACGAAGCTTTGGAGCTGAGGGAGTTAATTAGTGAGTATGATGATAAGTTGATCAATTTGGAGTCAAGGATGGAATTGCAGAGGCCTTTATTGATTGATCAGTTGAATTTAGTGGCCAAAATTCATGACCGGCTTTATGATGTTattaagatagttgatactaatcATCTGGATTCGGAGTTGTCAGAGTCCTTGTTTCTTCCACAACGTACAGACATGGAGGAGAATGTACGCGCCTCTTTAGCGGGTATGGAATCAATTTATGAGTTAACTAGAATTGTTGTTGAAAAAACAAGGGATTTGCTGGAGGAGAAGAGTCATGAAGCGAAGAGTTTGAATGAAACAATAGGTCGATTGGTTAAGGAGAAAAACCATATTGGATCTCTACTTAGAAGTACTTTGTCAAAGAGGATGAAACTAAACCAATCTTCCAAAACGAACGAATTGTTCAAAGCTGCAGAGAACGGCTTAAGAGAGGCTGGCATAGATTTCAAATTCAGTAAGATTCTTGGGGACCATAAGGTTCCAACTTCTCAAGATAAAGATGGCTCTTTAGATACGGAAGAGAATGAAATATACACTTTG GCTGGTGCTTTGGAGAATATTGTCAAGACATCTCAGCTTGAGATCATTGAGCTGCAGCACTCTGTAGAGGAATTGAG GGCAGAAGCGAGTTTACTTAAAGAGCATATTGAGGCTCAAGCAAAGGAGCTGGACCATAGAATGTGTAGAATAGAGGAACTTGAAGAGAAGGAGAGAGTGGCAAATGAAAAT GTTGAAGGGTTAATGATGGACATTGCTGCTGCTGAAGAAGAAATTACAAGATGGAAAGTAGCAGCAGAGCAAGAGGCTGCTGCTGGTCGAGCTGTTGAACAGGAATTTGTCACTCAG CTGTCAGCACTTAAACAGGAAGTTGAAGAGACAAGGATAGTCATGTTAGAATCAGAGAAAAAGCTAAAACTCAAAGAAGAGACAGCGGCTGCTGCCATGGCAGCAAGAGAGGCTGCTGAGAAGTCATTGAGATTAGCTGACATGAGGGCATCTAGACTGAGGGATAGAGTAGAGGAGCTCAGCCATCAGCTTGATGAGTTTGAAACTCGAGAAGACTCGAGGGGCCGAAATGGTCCTAGATATGTATGTTGGCCATGGCAGTGGCTTGGACATGACTTTGTGGGCTTGCACAAACCTGAAGCGCAACAACAGAGTTCAAATGAAATGGAGCTTTCTGAACCCCTTTTATGA